A genomic window from Triticum urartu cultivar G1812 chromosome 7, Tu2.1, whole genome shotgun sequence includes:
- the LOC125525127 gene encoding disease resistance protein RPM1-like isoform X2, which translates to MAETVVSMARSMLGGAISKAASAAAAELSLVMGVQKDIWFIKDELKTMQAFLAAAEATKNKDMLLKVWAEQVRDLSYNIEDCLDEFMVHVRSQSLMKRLMKLKDRRRIAIQIRNLKTRVEEVSSRNARYNLIRTEASMTSDKEVSYIEDVRNHSAGNTDEAELVGFTKPREELIKLMDVNTRDGDAKVISVVGMGGLGKTILARKTYESKEDIVKNFSCCAWITVSQSFFKIEMLKDMIRQLLGGDSLKNLLKELEGKVVQVKDLAEYLNQEIKDKRYLIILDDLWTIDAWRWIKDIVFPSRNKKGSRIIVTTRDVGLAKECTLESLIYHLKTLEVVEATNLLLKKSRKVSEEMEKVENFKSIVEKLVKKCGCLPLAILTIGGILATKKIVEWEQFYSQLPSELESNPSLETMKMMVTLSYNHLPSHLKPCFLYLSIFPEDSEIQMRRLVERWIAEGLIRGGTGVNIEDVAKGYFNELINRSMLQPSRVNIEGVVKSCRVHDIVRDVMISVSRDENFVYVAGNNVTGAMEETFRHVAYHGSMCQNIHMDWSHARSVTVFGERSLGPSPLVCSPEMKMLRVLDLENAQFQVTQKDISNIGLLRHLKYVNFSHPQGYSHIYNLPRSIGKLQGLRTLNIGDSYITELPTEISKLQSIHSLRCTRKRSYKWFVLGKPRECLLNTLCLPMPFTPLFDSSERAEAVAELHMAWSSRWSESRAVRVSKGIGKLKELQILEVVDIGRTSCKAIKELGELVQLKKLSVVIEGGTNKQKCKVLGDAIQKLHCLRSLEVNGSLEWLHDISSPPPLLRCLDLSGCPGEIPGWLGNLIHLVKPHLSRTVIKKEGKIMEIPGSLPNLMQLGLGFNSYIGEKLAFKTGAFQNLKKLDIWSLMQLRELIFEEGTSPQLGKIEISDCRIESGINGIEHLACLKEIWLRCNCKVASLGMLQRQVDTHPNHPVLLLEQDRSVHDLGDIVQGSTIVVDVDEATEGEESSSLHPEHTAAGETSSSQVVVGTTGSNRP; encoded by the exons ATGGCGGAGACGGTGGTAAGCATGGCGAGGTCCATGCTGGGAGGCGCTATCAGCAAGGCCGCCTCTGCTGCGGCCGCCGAGCTGAGCTTGGTGATGGGTGTGCAGAAGGATATCTG GTTCATCAAAGATGAGCTAAAGACGATGCAGGCATTCTTGGCAGCCGCTGAAGCAACGAAGAACAAAGACATGCTGCTGAAGGTGTGGGCAGAGCAAGTAAGGGACCTTTCCTACAATATAGAAGATTGCCTTGATGAATTTATGGTTCATGTGAGGAGCCAAAGCCTGATGAAACGGCTGATGAAGCTCAAAGATCGTCGTCGGATTGCTATCCAAATTCGCAACCTGAAAACAAGAGTTGAAGAAGTGAGCAGCAGGAATGCACGCTACAACTTGATCAGGACAGAGGCCTCAATGACCAGTGACAAGGAGGTTTCTTACATAGAAGATGTACGTAATCATTCAGCAGGCAACACTGATGAAGCGGAACTTGTGGGCTTTACCAAGCCTAGGGAGGAGTTGATTAAGCTGATGGATGTCAACACTAGAGATGGTGATGCCAAAGTTATATCTGTTGTTGGCATGGGTGGTTTAGGCAAGACTATTCTTGCAAGAAAAACTTATGAAAGtaaggaagatattgtgaagaaTTTTTCTTGCTGTGCATGGATCACAGTTTCACAGTCATTTTTCAAGATAGAAATGCTCAAGGATATGATCAGGCAACTTCTGGGTGGAGATTCACTGAAGAACTTGTTGAAAGAACTTGAAGGGAAGGTGGTGCAAGTAAAGGACCTCGCCGAGTACCTCAATCAAGAGATTAAGGATAAGAGGTACCTTATTATTCTTGATGACTTGTGGACCATAGATGCATGGAGGTGGATTAAAGATATTGTTTTTCCTAGTAGAAACAAGAAAGGTAGTCGGATAATAGTAACAACACGTGATGTTGGCTTAGCAAAGGAATGTACTCTTGAATCCCTTATCTACCACCTTAAAACCTTAGAGGTAGTTGAGGCCACAAATTTGCTACTAAAAAAGAGTAGGAAAGTATCTGAAGAAATGGAAAAAGTTGAAAACTTCAAGAGCATAGTTGAAAAACTAGTTAAAAAGTGTGGTTGTTTACCACTGGCCATACTCACAATTGGAGGGATCCTTGCCACTAAAAAGATAGTAGAGTGGGAGCAATTCTATAGCCAACTCCCGTCTGAGCTTGAGAGTAACCCAAGCCTTGAAACAATGAAGATGATGGTTACTTTGAGTTACAACCACTTGCCATCTCATCTTAAGCCATGTTTCTTATACCTAAGCATCTTTCCCGAGGATTCAGAAATCCAGATGAGGCGTCTAGTAGAAAGATGGATTGCCGAGGGGCTGATTAGAGGTGGGACTGGGGTGAACATTGAGGATGTGGCAAAAGGTTACTTTAATGAGTTAATCAACCGTAGCATGCTTCAACCATCAAGGgtgaacattgaaggagttgtgAAGAGCTGTCGAGTCCATGATATCGTGCGTGATGTCATGATCTCAGTTTCTAGAGATGAAAATTTCGTGTACGTGGCAGGAAATAATGTAACTGGTGCTATGGAGGAGACCTTCCGACATGTAGCGTACCATGGTAGCATGTGCCAAAATATACACATGGATTGGAGCCACGCCCGGTCAGTAACTGTGTTTGGTGAGAGATCATTGGGGCCATCACCTTTGGTTTGTTCTCCTGAAATGAAAATGCTCCGGGTCTTGGATCTAGAGAATGCCCAGTTTCAAGTCACACAAAAGGATATCAGCAACATAGGATTGTTGCGCCACTTGAAGTATGTGAATTTTTCTCACCCTCAAGGATATTCACATATTTATAACCTTCCTAGATCCATAGGAAAATTGCAAGGCTTGCGTACTTTGAACATAGGAGACAGTTATATCACAGAACTGCCAACTGAGATTAGTAAACTCCAGAGTATACACAGTCTCCGTTGTACCAGAAAGAGATCCTATAAATGGTTTGTCCTGGGTAAACCCAGGGAATGCTTGCTGAACACATTATGTTTGCCCATGCCGTTCACACCTTTGTTTGATTCTAGTGAGCGTGCTGAGGCAGTTGCAGAGCTACACATGGCCTGGTCTAGCCGTTGGTCCGAGTCAAGGGCTGTGAGGGTGTCAAAAGGAATCGGCAAATTGAAAGAGCTGCAAATACTAGAGGTTGTGGACATCGGCCGAACTAGTTGCAAAGCAATTAAAGAGCTAGGTGAGCTTGTGCAGCTGAAAAAACTGAGCGTGGTAATAGAAGGGGGCACCAATAAGCAGAAATGCAAGGTACTCGGTGATGCTATTCAGAAGCTCCATTGCCTCCGCTCCCTTGAAGTGAATGGTTCACTAGAGTGGCTGCATGATatttcctctcctcctcccctgtTGAGGTGTCTGGACTTGTCTGGATGCCCTGGAGAGATTCCTGGCTGGCTTGGCAATCTGATACATTTGGTCAAGCCTCACTTATCCAGGACTGTAATAAAGAAAGAAGGTAAAATCATGGAAATACCAGGGTCACTTCCCAACCTCATGCAGCTTGGTCTTGGATTCAACTCTTATATTGGGGAGAAGTTGGCGTTCAAAACGGGAGCATTCCAAAATCTCAAGAAACTTGATATTTGGAGTCTGATGCAACTGAGAGAGTTGATATTCGAGGAGGGCACCTCACCCCAGCTGGGAAAGATAGAAATCAGTGACTGCCGGATAGAATCTGGGATTAATGGTATCGAGCACCTTGCATGTCTCAAGGAGATTTGGCTTCGTTGCAATTGCAAGGTGGCCAGTCTTGGTATGTTGCAACGTCAAGTGGACACACACCCCAACCATCCCGTGCTGCTACTGGAGCAAGATCGGAGCGTCCACGACCTGGGTGACATTGTCCAAGGATCCACTATTGTAGTAGATGTGGATGAAGCAACGGAGGGGGAGGAATCATCATCTCTCCATCCCGAGCATACAGCTGCAGGGGAGACCTCCTCCTCGCAGGTGGTGGTCGGAACGACGGGGAGCAATAG ACCCTGA
- the LOC125525127 gene encoding disease resistance protein RPM1-like isoform X1 produces MAETVVSMARSMLGGAISKAASAAAAELSLVMGVQKDIWFIKDELKTMQAFLAAAEATKNKDMLLKVWAEQVRDLSYNIEDCLDEFMVHVRSQSLMKRLMKLKDRRRIAIQIRNLKTRVEEVSSRNARYNLIRTEASMTSDKEVSYIEDVRNHSAGNTDEAELVGFTKPREELIKLMDVNTRDGDAKVISVVGMGGLGKTILARKTYESKEDIVKNFSCCAWITVSQSFFKIEMLKDMIRQLLGGDSLKNLLKELEGKVVQVKDLAEYLNQEIKDKRYLIILDDLWTIDAWRWIKDIVFPSRNKKGSRIIVTTRDVGLAKECTLESLIYHLKTLEVVEATNLLLKKSRKVSEEMEKVENFKSIVEKLVKKCGCLPLAILTIGGILATKKIVEWEQFYSQLPSELESNPSLETMKMMVTLSYNHLPSHLKPCFLYLSIFPEDSEIQMRRLVERWIAEGLIRGGTGVNIEDVAKGYFNELINRSMLQPSRVNIEGVVKSCRVHDIVRDVMISVSRDENFVYVAGNNVTGAMEETFRHVAYHGSMCQNIHMDWSHARSVTVFGERSLGPSPLVCSPEMKMLRVLDLENAQFQVTQKDISNIGLLRHLKYVNFSHPQGYSHIYNLPRSIGKLQGLRTLNIGDSYITELPTEISKLQSIHSLRCTRKRSYKWFVLGKPRECLLNTLCLPMPFTPLFDSSERAEAVAELHMAWSSRWSESRAVRVSKGIGKLKELQILEVVDIGRTSCKAIKELGELVQLKKLSVVIEGGTNKQKCKVLGDAIQKLHCLRSLEVNGSLEWLHDISSPPPLLRCLDLSGCPGEIPGWLGNLIHLVKPHLSRTVIKKEGKIMEIPGSLPNLMQLGLGFNSYIGEKLAFKTGAFQNLKKLDIWSLMQLRELIFEEGTSPQLGKIEISDCRIESGINGIEHLACLKEIWLRCNCKVASLGMLQRQVDTHPNHPVLLLEQDRSVHDLGDIVQGSTIVVDVDEATEGEESSSLHPEHTAAGETSSSQVVVGTTGSNSQDPDMREAEGSALVEDDFWSCNSDDIV; encoded by the exons ATGGCGGAGACGGTGGTAAGCATGGCGAGGTCCATGCTGGGAGGCGCTATCAGCAAGGCCGCCTCTGCTGCGGCCGCCGAGCTGAGCTTGGTGATGGGTGTGCAGAAGGATATCTG GTTCATCAAAGATGAGCTAAAGACGATGCAGGCATTCTTGGCAGCCGCTGAAGCAACGAAGAACAAAGACATGCTGCTGAAGGTGTGGGCAGAGCAAGTAAGGGACCTTTCCTACAATATAGAAGATTGCCTTGATGAATTTATGGTTCATGTGAGGAGCCAAAGCCTGATGAAACGGCTGATGAAGCTCAAAGATCGTCGTCGGATTGCTATCCAAATTCGCAACCTGAAAACAAGAGTTGAAGAAGTGAGCAGCAGGAATGCACGCTACAACTTGATCAGGACAGAGGCCTCAATGACCAGTGACAAGGAGGTTTCTTACATAGAAGATGTACGTAATCATTCAGCAGGCAACACTGATGAAGCGGAACTTGTGGGCTTTACCAAGCCTAGGGAGGAGTTGATTAAGCTGATGGATGTCAACACTAGAGATGGTGATGCCAAAGTTATATCTGTTGTTGGCATGGGTGGTTTAGGCAAGACTATTCTTGCAAGAAAAACTTATGAAAGtaaggaagatattgtgaagaaTTTTTCTTGCTGTGCATGGATCACAGTTTCACAGTCATTTTTCAAGATAGAAATGCTCAAGGATATGATCAGGCAACTTCTGGGTGGAGATTCACTGAAGAACTTGTTGAAAGAACTTGAAGGGAAGGTGGTGCAAGTAAAGGACCTCGCCGAGTACCTCAATCAAGAGATTAAGGATAAGAGGTACCTTATTATTCTTGATGACTTGTGGACCATAGATGCATGGAGGTGGATTAAAGATATTGTTTTTCCTAGTAGAAACAAGAAAGGTAGTCGGATAATAGTAACAACACGTGATGTTGGCTTAGCAAAGGAATGTACTCTTGAATCCCTTATCTACCACCTTAAAACCTTAGAGGTAGTTGAGGCCACAAATTTGCTACTAAAAAAGAGTAGGAAAGTATCTGAAGAAATGGAAAAAGTTGAAAACTTCAAGAGCATAGTTGAAAAACTAGTTAAAAAGTGTGGTTGTTTACCACTGGCCATACTCACAATTGGAGGGATCCTTGCCACTAAAAAGATAGTAGAGTGGGAGCAATTCTATAGCCAACTCCCGTCTGAGCTTGAGAGTAACCCAAGCCTTGAAACAATGAAGATGATGGTTACTTTGAGTTACAACCACTTGCCATCTCATCTTAAGCCATGTTTCTTATACCTAAGCATCTTTCCCGAGGATTCAGAAATCCAGATGAGGCGTCTAGTAGAAAGATGGATTGCCGAGGGGCTGATTAGAGGTGGGACTGGGGTGAACATTGAGGATGTGGCAAAAGGTTACTTTAATGAGTTAATCAACCGTAGCATGCTTCAACCATCAAGGgtgaacattgaaggagttgtgAAGAGCTGTCGAGTCCATGATATCGTGCGTGATGTCATGATCTCAGTTTCTAGAGATGAAAATTTCGTGTACGTGGCAGGAAATAATGTAACTGGTGCTATGGAGGAGACCTTCCGACATGTAGCGTACCATGGTAGCATGTGCCAAAATATACACATGGATTGGAGCCACGCCCGGTCAGTAACTGTGTTTGGTGAGAGATCATTGGGGCCATCACCTTTGGTTTGTTCTCCTGAAATGAAAATGCTCCGGGTCTTGGATCTAGAGAATGCCCAGTTTCAAGTCACACAAAAGGATATCAGCAACATAGGATTGTTGCGCCACTTGAAGTATGTGAATTTTTCTCACCCTCAAGGATATTCACATATTTATAACCTTCCTAGATCCATAGGAAAATTGCAAGGCTTGCGTACTTTGAACATAGGAGACAGTTATATCACAGAACTGCCAACTGAGATTAGTAAACTCCAGAGTATACACAGTCTCCGTTGTACCAGAAAGAGATCCTATAAATGGTTTGTCCTGGGTAAACCCAGGGAATGCTTGCTGAACACATTATGTTTGCCCATGCCGTTCACACCTTTGTTTGATTCTAGTGAGCGTGCTGAGGCAGTTGCAGAGCTACACATGGCCTGGTCTAGCCGTTGGTCCGAGTCAAGGGCTGTGAGGGTGTCAAAAGGAATCGGCAAATTGAAAGAGCTGCAAATACTAGAGGTTGTGGACATCGGCCGAACTAGTTGCAAAGCAATTAAAGAGCTAGGTGAGCTTGTGCAGCTGAAAAAACTGAGCGTGGTAATAGAAGGGGGCACCAATAAGCAGAAATGCAAGGTACTCGGTGATGCTATTCAGAAGCTCCATTGCCTCCGCTCCCTTGAAGTGAATGGTTCACTAGAGTGGCTGCATGATatttcctctcctcctcccctgtTGAGGTGTCTGGACTTGTCTGGATGCCCTGGAGAGATTCCTGGCTGGCTTGGCAATCTGATACATTTGGTCAAGCCTCACTTATCCAGGACTGTAATAAAGAAAGAAGGTAAAATCATGGAAATACCAGGGTCACTTCCCAACCTCATGCAGCTTGGTCTTGGATTCAACTCTTATATTGGGGAGAAGTTGGCGTTCAAAACGGGAGCATTCCAAAATCTCAAGAAACTTGATATTTGGAGTCTGATGCAACTGAGAGAGTTGATATTCGAGGAGGGCACCTCACCCCAGCTGGGAAAGATAGAAATCAGTGACTGCCGGATAGAATCTGGGATTAATGGTATCGAGCACCTTGCATGTCTCAAGGAGATTTGGCTTCGTTGCAATTGCAAGGTGGCCAGTCTTGGTATGTTGCAACGTCAAGTGGACACACACCCCAACCATCCCGTGCTGCTACTGGAGCAAGATCGGAGCGTCCACGACCTGGGTGACATTGTCCAAGGATCCACTATTGTAGTAGATGTGGATGAAGCAACGGAGGGGGAGGAATCATCATCTCTCCATCCCGAGCATACAGCTGCAGGGGAGACCTCCTCCTCGCAGGTGGTGGTCGGAACGACGGGGAGCAATAG CCAAGACCCTGACATGAGGGAGGCCGAAGGCTCTGCTTTGGTGGAAGACGATTTCTGGTCCTGCAATTCTGACGACATCGTCTAG